The proteins below are encoded in one region of Pan paniscus chromosome 4, NHGRI_mPanPan1-v2.0_pri, whole genome shotgun sequence:
- the TAF9 gene encoding transcription initiation factor TFIID subunit 9, with amino-acid sequence MESGKMASPKSMPKDAQMMAQILKDMGITEYEPRVINQMLEFAFRYVTTILDDAKIYSSHAKKATVDADDVRLAIQCRADQSFTSPPPRDFLLDIARQRNQTPLPLIKPYSGPRLPPDRYCLTAPNYRLKSLQKKASTSAGRITVPRLSVGSVTSRPSTPTLGTPTPQTMSVSTKVGTPMSLTGQRFTVQMPTSQSPAVKASIPATSAVQNVLINPSLIGSKNILITTNMVSSQNTANESSNALKRKRDDDDDDDDDDDYDNL; translated from the coding sequence ATGGAGTCTGGCAAGATGGCTTCTCCCAAGAGCATGCCGAAAGATGCACAGATGATGGCACAAATCCTGAAGGATATGGGGATTACAGAATATGAGCCAAGAGTTATAAATCAGATGTTGGAGTTTGCCTTCCGATATGTGACCACAATTCTAGATGATGCAAAAATTTATTCAAGCCATGCTAAGAAAGCTACTGTTGATGCAGATGATGTGCGATTGGCAATCCAGTGCCGCGCTGATCAGTCTTTTACCTCTCCTCCCCCAAGAGATTTTTTATTAGATATTGCAAGGCAAAGAAATCAAACCCCTTTGCCATTGATCAAGCCATATTCAGGTCCTAGGTTGCCACCTGATAGATACTGCTTAACAGCTCCAAACTATAGGCTGaaatctttacagaaaaaggCATCAACTTCTGCGGGAAGAATAACAGTCCCGCGGTTAAGTGTTGGTTCAGTTACTAGCAGACCAAGTACTCCCACACTAGGCACACCAACCCCACAGACCATGTCTGTTTCAACTAAAGTAGGGACTCCCATGTCCCTCACAGGTCAAAGGTTTACAGTACAGATGCCTACTTCTCAGTCTCCAGCTGTAAAAGCTTCAATTCCTGCAACCTCAGCAGTTCAGAATGTTCTGATTAATCCATCATTAATTGGGTCCAAAAACATTCTTATTACCACTAATATGGTGTCATCACAAAATACTGCCAATGAATCATCAAATGCACTGAAAAGAAAAcgtgacgatgatgatgatgacgatgatgatgatgactatgATAATTTGTAA
- the AK6 gene encoding adenylate kinase isoenzyme 6 isoform X2, translated as MLLPNILLTGTPGVGKTTLGKELASKSGLKYINVGDLAREEQLYDGYDEEYDCPILDEDRVVDELDNQMREGGVIVDYHGCDFFPERWFHIVFVLRTDTNVLYERLETRGYNEKKLTDNIQCEIFQVLYEEATASYKEEIVHQLPSNKPEELENNVDQILKWIEQWIKDHNS; from the exons ATGTTGCTTCCGAACATCTTGCTCACCG GTACACCAGGGGTTGGAAAAACCACACTAGGCAAAGAACTTGCGTCAAAATCAGGACTGAAATACATTAATGTGGGTGATTTAGCTCGAGAAG AGCAATTGTATGATGGCTATGATGAAGAGTATGACTGTCCCATTTTAGATGAAGACAGA GTAGTTGATGAGTTAGATAACCAAATGAGAGAAGGTGGAGTTATTGTTGATTACCATGGTTGTGATTTCTTCCCTGAACGCTGGTTTCATATAGTTTTTGTGCTGAGAACAGATACCAATGTATTGTACGAAAGACTTGAAACAag GGGTTATAATGAGAAGAAACTAACAGACAATATTCAGTGTGAGATTTTTCAAGTTCTTTATGAAGAAGCCACAGCATCCTACAAGGAAGAAATCGTGCATCAGCTGCCCAGTAATAAACCAGAAGAGCTAGAAAATAATGTAGATCAGATCTTGAAATGGATTGAGCAGTGGATCAAAGATCATAACTCTTGA
- the AK6 gene encoding adenylate kinase isoenzyme 6 isoform X3, translated as MCHRKPRTPGVGKTTLGKELASKSGLKYINVGDLAREEQLYDGYDEEYDCPILDEDRVVDELDNQMREGGVIVDYHGCDFFPERWFHIVFVLRTDTNVLYERLETRGYNEKKLTDNIQCEIFQVLYEEATASYKEEIVHQLPSNKPEELENNVDQILKWIEQWIKDHNS; from the exons ATGTGTCATCGAAAGCCAC GTACACCAGGGGTTGGAAAAACCACACTAGGCAAAGAACTTGCGTCAAAATCAGGACTGAAATACATTAATGTGGGTGATTTAGCTCGAGAAG AGCAATTGTATGATGGCTATGATGAAGAGTATGACTGTCCCATTTTAGATGAAGACAGA GTAGTTGATGAGTTAGATAACCAAATGAGAGAAGGTGGAGTTATTGTTGATTACCATGGTTGTGATTTCTTCCCTGAACGCTGGTTTCATATAGTTTTTGTGCTGAGAACAGATACCAATGTATTGTACGAAAGACTTGAAACAag GGGTTATAATGAGAAGAAACTAACAGACAATATTCAGTGTGAGATTTTTCAAGTTCTTTATGAAGAAGCCACAGCATCCTACAAGGAAGAAATCGTGCATCAGCTGCCCAGTAATAAACCAGAAGAGCTAGAAAATAATGTAGATCAGATCTTGAAATGGATTGAGCAGTGGATCAAAGATCATAACTCTTGA
- the AK6 gene encoding adenylate kinase isoenzyme 6 isoform X1: MVDASLLRPPWAVFYFFFASDKRLRLDFGTPGVGKTTLGKELASKSGLKYINVGDLAREEQLYDGYDEEYDCPILDEDRVVDELDNQMREGGVIVDYHGCDFFPERWFHIVFVLRTDTNVLYERLETRGYNEKKLTDNIQCEIFQVLYEEATASYKEEIVHQLPSNKPEELENNVDQILKWIEQWIKDHNS, encoded by the exons ATGGTGGATGCCTCACTCCTTAGGCCTCCGTGGGccgtattttattttttctttgcttctgatAAACGCCTCAGATTAGATTTCG GTACACCAGGGGTTGGAAAAACCACACTAGGCAAAGAACTTGCGTCAAAATCAGGACTGAAATACATTAATGTGGGTGATTTAGCTCGAGAAG AGCAATTGTATGATGGCTATGATGAAGAGTATGACTGTCCCATTTTAGATGAAGACAGA GTAGTTGATGAGTTAGATAACCAAATGAGAGAAGGTGGAGTTATTGTTGATTACCATGGTTGTGATTTCTTCCCTGAACGCTGGTTTCATATAGTTTTTGTGCTGAGAACAGATACCAATGTATTGTACGAAAGACTTGAAACAag GGGTTATAATGAGAAGAAACTAACAGACAATATTCAGTGTGAGATTTTTCAAGTTCTTTATGAAGAAGCCACAGCATCCTACAAGGAAGAAATCGTGCATCAGCTGCCCAGTAATAAACCAGAAGAGCTAGAAAATAATGTAGATCAGATCTTGAAATGGATTGAGCAGTGGATCAAAGATCATAACTCTTGA